Within Deinococcus actinosclerus, the genomic segment GATCGGTGGTGTTCCGATCTGGCAACGAAACAGACGGAACCCGCACAGCGGATCAACAGGGGAGGCCCGGTGCGCCACACACCGGGCCTCCCTCTGTCCTGGGTTCAGTCGACCACGTCGATGCCCGCCGCGCGCACGCGGTCGCGCACGTCGCGCACGCCCTCGCCACTGACGCGCATCACGAAGCGGCGGCGGCCGTTCTCCCCGCCGAAGGTCGCGACACTGATGATGTTGCTCGGCAGGATCGCGTGCGTGGCCTTTTCCAGGCTGCCCGGCACGTCCGGCATGTCCAGGGTCAGGCGGTGTCCGCCCTCGCGCATGCCGAGGATGCCCGTGAACGCCCGCAGGATGTCCATGGTCGTGATGATCCCGCTGAGCTGCCCCGCGTCGTTCAGCACCGGCAGGCCGCCCACGTGATGCTCCTGCATGCGCAGCGCGGCGTCTTCCATGTACTCGCCCTCGGCGGCGGTGATGACCGGTCGGGCCATCATCTCGTCCACGGTCAGCTTGCTGAGCAGGTAGTTCAGTTCCCACACGCTGAGGGTCGTGGCCTTGCTGGGCATGGCGTCCTTGAGGTCCTTGCGGGTCGTGATGCCCACCAGCCGCCCGTGCCCGTCGAGCACCGGCAGGCGGCGGAAACCGCCCTCCTTGAGGATCTTCAGGGCGTCCATCACGGGCGTGTCGGGGGTGACGGTCACCGGGTTCCGGGTCATCCAGTCGCGAACGAGCATGTGCGCAGTGTACCCATCCGCAGGCCCCCGCAGTGGCCTGCGGAGCTCGGATCTCTGGATGGCAGCTCCATGTGAGGCGAGTCAGGTCACCTTCATTCGGCTCAGAAACGCGCGTGCTACGTTGCGCAGCATGAAGATCAGCGCCAAACTCGTGGCCCCCGTGGCCCTCGCCGCCGCCTTCGGCCTCGGGATGGTCAGCCCGCACGCGCAGACCACCCCCCAGAAGGTCGCGTTCGTGGACGTCACCAAACTCCTGGCCGCGCACCCCAACGACAAGAGCATCAAGGACATCCAGGCCAAGGCCGACACCGAAC encodes:
- a CDS encoding CBS and ACT domain-containing protein gives rise to the protein MLVRDWMTRNPVTVTPDTPVMDALKILKEGGFRRLPVLDGHGRLVGITTRKDLKDAMPSKATTLSVWELNYLLSKLTVDEMMARPVITAAEGEYMEDAALRMQEHHVGGLPVLNDAGQLSGIITTMDILRAFTGILGMREGGHRLTLDMPDVPGSLEKATHAILPSNIISVATFGGENGRRRFVMRVSGEGVRDVRDRVRAAGIDVVD